The Jaculus jaculus isolate mJacJac1 chromosome 3, mJacJac1.mat.Y.cur, whole genome shotgun sequence genome includes the window actgcattttttttttttctttttgcttagtAGAAAATGTTGTTGTGTTACATGGGAATGTTGGCTTGCGTTTCTCTCACATCTCAGCACTCTGTTCCACCTCTGGGAAGAGGAATGGTCTTTTATCAtacgttttttttaaaaaaagttttaatgtttttattaatctTAATGGGGGTACTGTGACAATTTGGAGAAAGGAGAGCAGGCTCTGGGTAAGAAACACGAAGTGCTGGTGTGGTGTTTTTAGGCAATCAGCATACATAGTGGCCGATGACTACTGCCTCGGGTGCTGCTGCAGCATGTCTTGATGCTCCTTTACCAGTAAGACTGTGTTAGAAGGCAGTTGAAGAactgggaggaagaaaaaaaaatgaagacatagtCTTTTCAGAagaaagagatgactcagtgaggcAGAGAAGAAAACGCATCATAGGTGACATGTGACAAAGCAATTAGCAGGAACCACAGCTAAATACTCTGTGTTTGTCACTTGTACCTAAAACAACTGAGCGAATTGGGTTAGGGGCCAGTAGGTGGGTGAGACAGGGGGAAGGGAAGATGAGAGTAGGAATGCATGTTTTGAATTAAACAagatccattaaaaaaaaaaaaaaacagcatgggggAAATACATGTATTTGTAGCTGCTGTCCTTAATTCAAAAGTAGATAATTCTCTGGGCAAATGCAACAAGCAGGGGATATTCAGTGATGCTATACACAGAGTTAACTTGCAAAACAGTGGCAGAGCAAAATGCCATGTTCACTAATATATAGTAGAAAATGTGGTGTGTTTGTGGCTGTGTTTTCATTTACTGAAGAATAATATTGTCTGTACGATTGTGTTGACAGTGGCTGTCTCCAATAAGAGATGAGATGTAATGCCTCCTCCTGTCCATGCACACTTCCTCTTGCAATCTGTGCACCATTCCTCAGTGGCAACCCTTAAACCCTAAAATCCAGGAAAGGAAAGTAAATACATTATCATGGACCTGAGGGATTTTTACCTGTTGGCTGCTTTGATTGCCTGTTTAAGACTGGATTCTGCAATAGCTCAAGAACTTATTTACACAATCAGAGAGGAACTGCCTGAAAATGTGCCCATAGGGAATGTACCAAAGGACCTGAACATTTCTCACATCAATGCTGCCACAGGGACAAGCGCTAGCCTTGTCTACAGACTGGTGTCAAAAGCTGGGGATGCCCCTTTGGTGAAAGTATCCAGCAGCACTGGGGAAATTTTCACAACCTCTAAcagaatagacagagagaaactcTGTGCTGGAGCTGCATATGCCGAGGAGAACGAGTGTTTCTTTGAACTTGAAGTGGTGATCCTCCCCAATGACTTTTTCAGGCTGATCAAAATAAAGATCATCGTCAAGGATACCAATGATAATGCCCCAATGTTTCCATCTCCTGTTATCAATATTTCCATCCCAGAAAACACTTTGATCAACAGTCGCTTTCCAATCCCATCAGCAACAGACCCTGACACAGGCTTCAATGGTGTACAGCATTATGAATTGCTAAATGGGCAGAGTGTGTTTGGACTGGATATTGTGGAAACTCCAGAGGGAGAGAAGTGGCCACAATTGATTGTTCAGCAGAACTTGGATAGAGAACAGAAAGATACCTATGTGATGAAAATCAAAGTGGAGGATGGAGGCACTCCACAGAAATCCAGCACTGCCATACTGCAGGTCACAGTAAGTGACGTGAATGACAACAGGCCAGTGTTTAAGGAGGGTCAAGTGGAGGTGCATATTCCAGAGAATGCGCCTGTGGGTACCTCTGTCATTCAGCTCCATGCTACTGATGCAGATATAGGTAGCAATGCTGAAATCCGGTACATTTTTGGTGCCCAGGTCGCTCCTGCAACCAAAAGACTCTTTGCTTTAAATAACACGACCGGGCTGATTACAGTTCAGAGGTCCTTAGATAGAGAAGAGACAGCCATTCACAAAGTGACAGTGCTGGCCAGTGATGGCAGTTCCACGCCTGCTCGAGCCACGGTTACCATCAATGTCACTGATGTAAATGATAACCCTCCAAACATAGACCTCAGGTACATTATAAGTCCCATCAATGGGACAGTGTACTTATCTGAGAAAGATCCTGTCAACACAAAAATTGCCCTCATTACAGTTTCAGATAAGGACACCGATGTGAATGGCAAAGTGATCTGTTTCATTGAAAGAGAGGTCCCCTTTCATCTGAAGGCAGTCTATGACAACCAGTATCTGCTAGAGACCTCTTCACTGTTGGACTATGAGGGCACCAAAGAATTCAGCTTTAAAATTGTTGCCTCTGATTCTGGGAAGCCCAGCCTAAATCAGACTGCCCTGGTAAGGGTTAAGCTTGAGGATGAAAATGACAACCCACCAATTTTCAACCAGCCTGTAATTGAGCTGTCAGTTTCGGAAAACAACCGACGTGGGTTATACTTAACAACTATTAGTGCCACAGATGAAGACAGTGGGAAAAATGCAGACATTGTTTATCAGCTTGGACCGAATGCCTCTTTCTTCGACCTGGACCGAAAGACAGGAGTTTTGACAGCATCCAGGGTCTTTGACAGGGAAGAACAAGAACGATTCATTTTTACAGTAACTGCCCGGGACAATGGGACCCCTCCCCTCCAAAGCCAAGCTGCGGTAATAGTTACTGTTTTGGATGAGAATGACAATAGCCCCAAGTTTACTCATAatcattttcagttttttgtgTCTGAGAATCTGCCAAAGTATAGTACTGTGGGGGTGATCACAGTGACAGATGCAGATGCTGGAGAGAATAAAGCTGTCACTCTCTCCATTCTGAATGACAATGATAACTTTGTGCTGGATCCTTATTCTGGGGTCATAAAGTCAAATGTCTCCTTTGATAGAGAGCAGCAAAGTTCCTACACTTTTGATGTGAAAGCCACTGATGGGGGACAGCCACCTCGCTCCTCCACTGCGAAGGTAACCATCAATGTCATGGATGTCAATGACAATAGCCCAGTGGTCATTTCTCCACCATCAAACACTTCCTTTAAGTTGGTGCCCCTCTCAGCCATCCCTGGTTCTGTGGTTGCCGAAGTTTTTGCGGTGGATATTGACACTGGGATGAACGCAGAACTTAAATACACCATCGTCAGTGGAAACAACAAAGGATTGTTTCGGATTGACCCAGTAACTGGCAACATCACTCTGGAAGAAAAGCCAGCCTTGACTGATGTGGGCCTGCATCGCTTGGTGGTCAACATAAGTGACCTG containing:
- the Pcdh9 gene encoding protocadherin-9 isoform X2; this encodes MDLRDFYLLAALIACLRLDSAIAQELIYTIREELPENVPIGNVPKDLNISHINAATGTSASLVYRLVSKAGDAPLVKVSSSTGEIFTTSNRIDREKLCAGAAYAEENECFFELEVVILPNDFFRLIKIKIIVKDTNDNAPMFPSPVINISIPENTLINSRFPIPSATDPDTGFNGVQHYELLNGQSVFGLDIVETPEGEKWPQLIVQQNLDREQKDTYVMKIKVEDGGTPQKSSTAILQVTVSDVNDNRPVFKEGQVEVHIPENAPVGTSVIQLHATDADIGSNAEIRYIFGAQVAPATKRLFALNNTTGLITVQRSLDREETAIHKVTVLASDGSSTPARATVTINVTDVNDNPPNIDLRYIISPINGTVYLSEKDPVNTKIALITVSDKDTDVNGKVICFIEREVPFHLKAVYDNQYLLETSSLLDYEGTKEFSFKIVASDSGKPSLNQTALVRVKLEDENDNPPIFNQPVIELSVSENNRRGLYLTTISATDEDSGKNADIVYQLGPNASFFDLDRKTGVLTASRVFDREEQERFIFTVTARDNGTPPLQSQAAVIVTVLDENDNSPKFTHNHFQFFVSENLPKYSTVGVITVTDADAGENKAVTLSILNDNDNFVLDPYSGVIKSNVSFDREQQSSYTFDVKATDGGQPPRSSTAKVTINVMDVNDNSPVVISPPSNTSFKLVPLSAIPGSVVAEVFAVDIDTGMNAELKYTIVSGNNKGLFRIDPVTGNITLEEKPALTDVGLHRLVVNISDLGYPKSLHTLVLVFLYVNDTAGNASYIYDLIRRTMETPLDRNIGDSSQPYQNEDYLTIMIAIVAGAMVVIVVIFVTVLVRCRHASRFKAAQRSKQGAEWMSPNQENKQNKKKKRKKRKSPKSSLLNFVTIEESKPDDTVHEPINGTISLPAELEEQSIGRFDWGPAPPTTFKPNSPDLAKHYKSASPQPAFHLKPDTPVSVKKHHVIQELPLDNTFVGGCDTLSKRSSTSSDHFSASECSSQGGFKTKGPLHTRQKCPSSAGFHIQENEESHYESQRRVTFHLPDGSQESCSDSGLGDHEPVGSGTLISHPLPLVQPQDEFYDQASPDKRTEADGNSDPNSDGPLGPRGLAEATEMCTQECLVLGHSDNCWMPPGLGPYQHPKSPLSTFAPQKEWVKKDKLVNGHTLTRAWKEDSNRNQFNDRKQYGSNEGHFNSSGHMADIPLANLKSYKQAGGAMESPKEHQL
- the Pcdh9 gene encoding protocadherin-9 isoform X1, with translation MDLRDFYLLAALIACLRLDSAIAQELIYTIREELPENVPIGNVPKDLNISHINAATGTSASLVYRLVSKAGDAPLVKVSSSTGEIFTTSNRIDREKLCAGAAYAEENECFFELEVVILPNDFFRLIKIKIIVKDTNDNAPMFPSPVINISIPENTLINSRFPIPSATDPDTGFNGVQHYELLNGQSVFGLDIVETPEGEKWPQLIVQQNLDREQKDTYVMKIKVEDGGTPQKSSTAILQVTVSDVNDNRPVFKEGQVEVHIPENAPVGTSVIQLHATDADIGSNAEIRYIFGAQVAPATKRLFALNNTTGLITVQRSLDREETAIHKVTVLASDGSSTPARATVTINVTDVNDNPPNIDLRYIISPINGTVYLSEKDPVNTKIALITVSDKDTDVNGKVICFIEREVPFHLKAVYDNQYLLETSSLLDYEGTKEFSFKIVASDSGKPSLNQTALVRVKLEDENDNPPIFNQPVIELSVSENNRRGLYLTTISATDEDSGKNADIVYQLGPNASFFDLDRKTGVLTASRVFDREEQERFIFTVTARDNGTPPLQSQAAVIVTVLDENDNSPKFTHNHFQFFVSENLPKYSTVGVITVTDADAGENKAVTLSILNDNDNFVLDPYSGVIKSNVSFDREQQSSYTFDVKATDGGQPPRSSTAKVTINVMDVNDNSPVVISPPSNTSFKLVPLSAIPGSVVAEVFAVDIDTGMNAELKYTIVSGNNKGLFRIDPVTGNITLEEKPALTDVGLHRLVVNISDLGYPKSLHTLVLVFLYVNDTAGNASYIYDLIRRTMETPLDRNIGDSSQPYQNEDYLTIMIAIVAGAMVVIVVIFVTVLVRCRHASRFKAAQRSKQGAEWMSPNQENKQNKKKKRKKRKSPKSSLLNFVTIEESKPDDTVHEPINGTISLPAELEEQSIGRFDWGPAPPTTFKPNSPDLAKHYKSASPQPAFHLKPDTPVSVKKHHVIQELPLDNTFVGGCDTLSKRSSTSSDHFSASECSSQGGFKTKGPLHTRQCNSHSKSDNIPVTPQKCPSSAGFHIQENEESHYESQRRVTFHLPDGSQESCSDSGLGDHEPVGSGTLISHPLPLVQPQDEFYDQASPDKRTEADGNSDPNSDGPLGPRGLAEATEMCTQECLVLGHSDNCWMPPGLGPYQHPKSPLSTFAPQKEWVKKDKLVNGHTLTRAWKEDSNRNQFNDRKQYGSNEGHFNSSGHMADIPLANLKSYKQAGGAMESPKEHQL
- the Pcdh9 gene encoding protocadherin-9 isoform X4, producing the protein MDLRDFYLLAALIACLRLDSAIAQELIYTIREELPENVPIGNVPKDLNISHINAATGTSASLVYRLVSKAGDAPLVKVSSSTGEIFTTSNRIDREKLCAGAAYAEENECFFELEVVILPNDFFRLIKIKIIVKDTNDNAPMFPSPVINISIPENTLINSRFPIPSATDPDTGFNGVQHYELLNGQSVFGLDIVETPEGEKWPQLIVQQNLDREQKDTYVMKIKVEDGGTPQKSSTAILQVTVSDVNDNRPVFKEGQVEVHIPENAPVGTSVIQLHATDADIGSNAEIRYIFGAQVAPATKRLFALNNTTGLITVQRSLDREETAIHKVTVLASDGSSTPARATVTINVTDVNDNPPNIDLRYIISPINGTVYLSEKDPVNTKIALITVSDKDTDVNGKVICFIEREVPFHLKAVYDNQYLLETSSLLDYEGTKEFSFKIVASDSGKPSLNQTALVRVKLEDENDNPPIFNQPVIELSVSENNRRGLYLTTISATDEDSGKNADIVYQLGPNASFFDLDRKTGVLTASRVFDREEQERFIFTVTARDNGTPPLQSQAAVIVTVLDENDNSPKFTHNHFQFFVSENLPKYSTVGVITVTDADAGENKAVTLSILNDNDNFVLDPYSGVIKSNVSFDREQQSSYTFDVKATDGGQPPRSSTAKVTINVMDVNDNSPVVISPPSNTSFKLVPLSAIPGSVVAEVFAVDIDTGMNAELKYTIVSGNNKGLFRIDPVTGNITLEEKPALTDVGLHRLVVNISDLGYPKSLHTLVLVFLYVNDTAGNASYIYDLIRRTMETPLDRNIGDSSQPYQNEDYLTIMIAIVAGAMVVIVVIFVTVLVRCRHASRFKAAQRSKQGAEWMSPNQENKQNKKKKRKKRKSPKSSLLNFVTIEESKPDDTVHEPINGTISLPAELEEQSIGRFDWGPAPPTTFKPNSPDLAKHYKSASPQPAFHLKPDTPVSVKKHHVIQELPLDNTFVGGCDTLSKRSSTSSDHFSASECSSQGGFKTKGPLHTRQCNSHSKSDNIPVTPQKCPSSAGFHIQENEESHYEPQDEFYDQASPDKRTEADGNSDPNSDGPLGPRGLAEATEMCTQECLVLGHSDNCWMPPGLGPYQHPKSPLSTFAPQKEWVKKDKLVNGHTLTRAWKEDSNRNQFNDRKQYGSNEGHFNSSGHMADIPLANLKSYKQAGGAMESPKEHQL
- the Pcdh9 gene encoding protocadherin-9 isoform X6, with translation MDLRDFYLLAALIACLRLDSAIAQELIYTIREELPENVPIGNVPKDLNISHINAATGTSASLVYRLVSKAGDAPLVKVSSSTGEIFTTSNRIDREKLCAGAAYAEENECFFELEVVILPNDFFRLIKIKIIVKDTNDNAPMFPSPVINISIPENTLINSRFPIPSATDPDTGFNGVQHYELLNGQSVFGLDIVETPEGEKWPQLIVQQNLDREQKDTYVMKIKVEDGGTPQKSSTAILQVTVSDVNDNRPVFKEGQVEVHIPENAPVGTSVIQLHATDADIGSNAEIRYIFGAQVAPATKRLFALNNTTGLITVQRSLDREETAIHKVTVLASDGSSTPARATVTINVTDVNDNPPNIDLRYIISPINGTVYLSEKDPVNTKIALITVSDKDTDVNGKVICFIEREVPFHLKAVYDNQYLLETSSLLDYEGTKEFSFKIVASDSGKPSLNQTALVRVKLEDENDNPPIFNQPVIELSVSENNRRGLYLTTISATDEDSGKNADIVYQLGPNASFFDLDRKTGVLTASRVFDREEQERFIFTVTARDNGTPPLQSQAAVIVTVLDENDNSPKFTHNHFQFFVSENLPKYSTVGVITVTDADAGENKAVTLSILNDNDNFVLDPYSGVIKSNVSFDREQQSSYTFDVKATDGGQPPRSSTAKVTINVMDVNDNSPVVISPPSNTSFKLVPLSAIPGSVVAEVFAVDIDTGMNAELKYTIVSGNNKGLFRIDPVTGNITLEEKPALTDVGLHRLVVNISDLGYPKSLHTLVLVFLYVNDTAGNASYIYDLIRRTMETPLDRNIGDSSQPYQNEDYLTIMIAIVAGAMVVIVVIFVTVLVRCRHASRFKAAQRSKQGAEWMSPNQENKQNKKKKRKKRKSPKSSLLNFVTIEESKPDDTVHEPINGTISLPAELEEQSIGRFDWGPAPPTTFKPNSPDLAKHYKSASPQPAFHLKPDTPVSVKKHHVIQELPLDNTFVGGCDTLSKRSSTSSDHFSASECSSQGGFKTKGPLHTRQPQDEFYDQASPDKRTEADGNSDPNSDGPLGPRGLAEATEMCTQECLVLGHSDNCWMPPGLGPYQHPKSPLSTFAPQKEWVKKDKLVNGHTLTRAWKEDSNRNQFNDRKQYGSNEGHFNSSGHMADIPLANLKSYKQAGGAMESPKEHQL
- the Pcdh9 gene encoding protocadherin-9 isoform X3, producing MDLRDFYLLAALIACLRLDSAIAQELIYTIREELPENVPIGNVPKDLNISHINAATGTSASLVYRLVSKAGDAPLVKVSSSTGEIFTTSNRIDREKLCAGAAYAEENECFFELEVVILPNDFFRLIKIKIIVKDTNDNAPMFPSPVINISIPENTLINSRFPIPSATDPDTGFNGVQHYELLNGQSVFGLDIVETPEGEKWPQLIVQQNLDREQKDTYVMKIKVEDGGTPQKSSTAILQVTVSDVNDNRPVFKEGQVEVHIPENAPVGTSVIQLHATDADIGSNAEIRYIFGAQVAPATKRLFALNNTTGLITVQRSLDREETAIHKVTVLASDGSSTPARATVTINVTDVNDNPPNIDLRYIISPINGTVYLSEKDPVNTKIALITVSDKDTDVNGKVICFIEREVPFHLKAVYDNQYLLETSSLLDYEGTKEFSFKIVASDSGKPSLNQTALVRVKLEDENDNPPIFNQPVIELSVSENNRRGLYLTTISATDEDSGKNADIVYQLGPNASFFDLDRKTGVLTASRVFDREEQERFIFTVTARDNGTPPLQSQAAVIVTVLDENDNSPKFTHNHFQFFVSENLPKYSTVGVITVTDADAGENKAVTLSILNDNDNFVLDPYSGVIKSNVSFDREQQSSYTFDVKATDGGQPPRSSTAKVTINVMDVNDNSPVVISPPSNTSFKLVPLSAIPGSVVAEVFAVDIDTGMNAELKYTIVSGNNKGLFRIDPVTGNITLEEKPALTDVGLHRLVVNISDLGYPKSLHTLVLVFLYVNDTAGNASYIYDLIRRTMETPLDRNIGDSSQPYQNEDYLTIMIAIVAGAMVVIVVIFVTVLVRCRHASRFKAAQRSKQGAEWMSPNQENKQNKKKKRKKRKSPKSSLLNFVTIEESKPDDTVHEPINGTISLPAELEEQSIGRFDWGPAPPTTFKPNSPDLAKHYKSASPQPAFHLKPDTPVSVKKHHVIQELPLDNTFVGGCDTLSKRSSTSSDHFSASECSSQGGFKTKGPLHTRQSQRRVTFHLPDGSQESCSDSGLGDHEPVGSGTLISHPLPLVQPQDEFYDQASPDKRTEADGNSDPNSDGPLGPRGLAEATEMCTQECLVLGHSDNCWMPPGLGPYQHPKSPLSTFAPQKEWVKKDKLVNGHTLTRAWKEDSNRNQFNDRKQYGSNEGHFNSSGHMADIPLANLKSYKQAGGAMESPKEHQL
- the Pcdh9 gene encoding protocadherin-9 isoform X5 — its product is MDLRDFYLLAALIACLRLDSAIAQELIYTIREELPENVPIGNVPKDLNISHINAATGTSASLVYRLVSKAGDAPLVKVSSSTGEIFTTSNRIDREKLCAGAAYAEENECFFELEVVILPNDFFRLIKIKIIVKDTNDNAPMFPSPVINISIPENTLINSRFPIPSATDPDTGFNGVQHYELLNGQSVFGLDIVETPEGEKWPQLIVQQNLDREQKDTYVMKIKVEDGGTPQKSSTAILQVTVSDVNDNRPVFKEGQVEVHIPENAPVGTSVIQLHATDADIGSNAEIRYIFGAQVAPATKRLFALNNTTGLITVQRSLDREETAIHKVTVLASDGSSTPARATVTINVTDVNDNPPNIDLRYIISPINGTVYLSEKDPVNTKIALITVSDKDTDVNGKVICFIEREVPFHLKAVYDNQYLLETSSLLDYEGTKEFSFKIVASDSGKPSLNQTALVRVKLEDENDNPPIFNQPVIELSVSENNRRGLYLTTISATDEDSGKNADIVYQLGPNASFFDLDRKTGVLTASRVFDREEQERFIFTVTARDNGTPPLQSQAAVIVTVLDENDNSPKFTHNHFQFFVSENLPKYSTVGVITVTDADAGENKAVTLSILNDNDNFVLDPYSGVIKSNVSFDREQQSSYTFDVKATDGGQPPRSSTAKVTINVMDVNDNSPVVISPPSNTSFKLVPLSAIPGSVVAEVFAVDIDTGMNAELKYTIVSGNNKGLFRIDPVTGNITLEEKPALTDVGLHRLVVNISDLGYPKSLHTLVLVFLYVNDTAGNASYIYDLIRRTMETPLDRNIGDSSQPYQNEDYLTIMIAIVAGAMVVIVVIFVTVLVRCRHASRFKAAQRSKQGAEWMSPNQENKQNKKKKRKKRKSPKSSLLNFVTIEESKPDDTVHEPINGTISLPAELEEQSIGRFDWGPAPPTTFKPNSPDLAKHYKSASPQPAFHLKPDTPVSVKKHHVIQELPLDNTFVGGCDTLSKRSSTSSDHFSASECSSQGGFKTKGPLHTRQKCPSSAGFHIQENEESHYEPQDEFYDQASPDKRTEADGNSDPNSDGPLGPRGLAEATEMCTQECLVLGHSDNCWMPPGLGPYQHPKSPLSTFAPQKEWVKKDKLVNGHTLTRAWKEDSNRNQFNDRKQYGSNEGHFNSSGHMADIPLANLKSYKQAGGAMESPKEHQL